The following are encoded together in the Lathyrus oleraceus cultivar Zhongwan6 chromosome 3, CAAS_Psat_ZW6_1.0, whole genome shotgun sequence genome:
- the LOC127127099 gene encoding putative ubiquitin-like-specific protease 1B isoform X2: protein MDNKDAEKLFFIPFNTGGHWLLLAINPIREIVYYLDSLGNDWTTYPDMKVLIDTVLQAFRAQRDIQTSRRGANSITWIKVACPQQRNQIDCGYFMLRFMRDTLALRRLKIPTDYFDEFKCAFYTKDQVDEIKEEWCQFMIKLNVCS, encoded by the exons atggacaataaagatgcggagaagttgttttttataccgtttaataccgg tggacattggttgttgctcgcaatcaatcctatccgagaaattgtgtattatcttgactcgttaggaaatgattggacaacatacccggatatgaaggtcctaattgacac cgtcctacaagcttttcgggcccaacgagatatccaaacctcaaggaggggcgccaactccattacatggattaaagtggcg tgtcctcaacaacgtaatcaaatagattgcgggtatttcatgttgaggtttatgcgagatactcttgctttgcgccgattaaagattcccaccgat tactttgatgaattcaagtgtgcattttatacaaaggatcaagtggacgaaatcaaagaggagtggtgtcaattcatgataaaactcaatgtttgttcataa
- the LOC127130897 gene encoding uncharacterized protein LOC127130897, giving the protein MINPILHADDTENPTKEEMSAIDKELRKFVTSVLKEMNSDIFPDVQTYLAKETSPENDSSEKVEESVPGHDALERMSKKKEDECVPEHAAQERRSKKKDDHVVNVDELTFDDEPLTNIVTPSIAKRLQRCKGKAVVFKDSPSREMKRKSIGLKDTPKEKVVSSSDPEFDVEKYVQDITPVNKSDNKKPHAAMPKAPLNNVSLHYVKNAERWKYVIQRRTVTQFGHCYESLVKEFMVTIPDGCDDVNSADYGKVCVRGNVVTFSPAVINKFIGRTKEPKAELEVTDDQVCKEITAKIRTANWVPTNHTSTISTGVRKFIYVVGTRRAFDFGKYIFEQVLKQVFSTAINMPICFPSLICGVILNQHPGILLPIDSVKKRDSPLPLHYKLFAGTHVLDIIITSPQVPGPATSKKSLIAQLKENCKELEDSIRSSSATKIKLETLMKAMMAEEKKEDEQGGDDNEGTDVEDYAGGDDVDEEKEDE; this is encoded by the exons ATGATAAATCCTATTTTGCATGCCGACGACACTGAGAATCCAACGAAAGAGGAAATGAGTGCCATTGATAAGGAACTTAGGAAGTTTGTTACATCTGTTTTGAAGGAAATGAACTCAGATATTTTTCCAGATGTTCAAACATATTTGGCAAAAGAAACTAGCCCTGAAAATGATTCTAGTGAAAAAGTTGAGGAAAGCGTTCCTGGACATGATGCTCTTGAAAGAATGAGTAAGAAGAAGGAAGATGAGTGTGTCCCCGAGCATGCTGCTCAAGAGAGAAGAAGTAAAAAGAAAGATGATCatgttgttaatgttgatgaaCTAACTTTTGATGATGAACCCCTTACCAATATTGTAACTCCTAGTATAGCCAAGAGACTGCAGAGATGTAAAGGAAAGGCAGTGGTGTTCAAAGATTCTCCCTCCAGGGAAATGAAAAGAAAATCTATTGGTTTGAAAGACActcct AAAGAGAAAGTTGTCTCTTCTAGTGACCCTGAGTTTGATGTAGAAAAGTATGTCCAAGACATCACACCTGTAAATAAATCTGATAACAAGAAGCCTCATGCTGCTATGCCCAAGGCTCCACTAAACAATGTTTCTTTACACTATGTAAAGAATGCTGAAAGGTGGAAGTATGTTATTCAGAGGAGG ACTGTCACACAATTTGGCCATTGCTATGAAAGCTTAGTCAAGGAGTTTATGGTGACTATTCCTGATGGGTGTGATGATGTGAATAGTGCTGACTATGGAAAGGTGTGTGTTAGAGGAAATGTTGTGACATTCTCTCCAGCTGTAATAAATAAATTTATAGGAAGAACAAAAGAACCTAAGGCTGAGCTAGAGGTTACAGATGATCAGGTGTGCAAAGAAATAACTGCCAA GATTAGGActgccaactgggtgcccacTAATCACACCTCAACCATCTCTACTGGTGTTAGGAAATTTATTTATGTTGTTGGAACTAGAAGAGCGTTTGACTTTGGGAAATACATCTTTGAACAAGTTCTGAAGCAAGTTTTCTCTACTGCTATAAATATGCCCATCTGCTTTCCATCCCTCATCTGTGGAGTCATTCTGAACCAACATCCTGGTATTTTGCTACCCATTGATAGTGTGAAGAAAAGGGATTCTCCCTTACCACTCCACTACAAACTTTTTGCTGGAACACATGTCTTAGATATTATCATAACATCTCCTCAGGTACCTGGCCCTGCCACCTCCAAGAAGAGTCTTATTGCTCAGCTGAAGGAGAATTGTAAAGAGTTGGAGGATTCCATCAGATCTAGCAGTGCAACAAAGATCAAACTTGAGACATTGATGAAGGCTATGATGGCAGAAGAGAAGAAGGAAGATGAACAGGGAGGGGATGACAATGAAGGAACTGATGTTGAGGACTATGCTGGTGGGGATGATGTTGATGAAGAGAAGGAAGATGAATGA
- the LOC127127099 gene encoding ABC transporter E family member 2 isoform X1, with protein MSDRLTRIAIVSNDRCKPKKCRQECKKSCPVVRTGRLCIEVTSQSKIAYISEELCIGCGICVKKCPFEVIQIINLPKDLDKDTTHRYGPNTFKLHKLPVPRPGQVLGLVGTNGIGKSTALKVLAGKLKPNLGRFTNPPDWQEILTYFRGSELHNYFTRILEDDLKENFFK; from the exons ATGTCAGATCGATTGACGCGTATTGCCATCGTCAGCAACGACAGATGCAAGCCCAAAAAGTGTCGTCAGGAGTGTAAGAAGAGTTGCCCTGTCGTCAGAACCG GTAGATTGTGTATTGAGGTTACTTCTCAATCAAAGATTGCTTACATATCTGAGGAATTGTGCATTGGATGTGGTATTTGTGTTAAG AAATGTCCTTTTGAAGTTATCCAGATTATCAACTTACCTAAGGATTTGGACAAAGACACCACTCACAGATATGGTCCTAATACTTTTAAGCTTCACAA GTTGCCGGTTCCTAGGCCGGGGCAAGTGCTTGGTTTGGTTGGGACAAATGGAATTGGGAAGTCCACCGCCCTCAAAGTTTTGGCTGGAAAGTTGAAGCCAAACTTGGGTCGTTTCACT AATCCCCCTGATTGGCAGGAAATTTTGACCTATTTTCGAGGATCTGAATTACATAATTACTTTACTCGCATTCTAGAGGATGATTTGAAG GAGAATTTCTTTAAATGA